CGCACAGCTTCGCCGAGATTTGCGCCTGCTCATCCGGCACGATGACCGCCACAAATGTGGTGGTGCCGCCAAAGACCGCCCGCAACATCCGCTCGATCTCCGGTCCGCTGCGGTCCTCATAAACGCCCGCGCTGGCGCGGTCGCTGATGGTGATGCGGCCGATCTTCATAAACAGACGTGAAGCTCACGCAGCGGGCGCCAAGGTCGCAAAGTGGATTCACTACGGATAGCGAAGGCCCGCAATCGGTGCGGCATTGTGGCCCGGGCGTTCTTTGCGTGAGACATTTTCATCCCTCCTTCACCTTTTCAATCACGCGCACCGCCTCGATGCGCATCGTTTTGTCCACGGCTTTGCACATGTCGTAGAGCGTCAGGGCCGCCACGCTCACGCCGGTCAGCGCCTCCATTTCCACGCCGGTCTGCGCGCTGGTCTCGGCGACGCAGGTGATTTCAACCGCCGCCGGCCGCACGCGAAAGCTCACTTCGACGTGGTTCAAGCCCAGCGGATGGCACAGCGGAATCAACTCTGCCGTCCGCTTGGCCGCCTGGATGCCGGCGATCTGCGCCACCGTCAGCACGTCGCCCTTCGGCAGCGCCGCGCGACGCAAGGCGCGAATCGTCGCCGCCTGACAAACGAGCCGGCCGGCCGCAACGGCCCGGCGCCGTTGCACGGGCTTCGCGCCCACGTTCACCATGCGCGCTTCGCCCTGCGGATTGAGATGCGAAAATGTTTTCGTTCGTTTCATGCGGGTGCGGGTTCTTCAGAAGTCTGCCGGCAGAAAATCAACACGGGTGCCCGCGGCCAGACGTTCGGTATGCGCGGGCACGCGCAGCAGGGCGTTCGCCCTCGCCAAGGAAGTGACATCGCCAGAACTCGCCCACGCAAGCGGCCGGACTTGGGCCGCATCGCCGTGCCCCTCCCAGCGGGCGGGCCAGAGGGTTTCACGCGGGCTCGCGGCATCGTCCAGCGGCGTGCCCAGCATTGCCGACTGGAACGGCGCCGGCGATTCTCCCGTCAACCGACCCAGCGCCGCCGCCACGAACGCGTGGAAGCAAACGAAGTGCGAGAGCGGATTGCCCGGCAGCCCGAACGCCACCCGCGCGGCATTGACACCAAAGATCAGCGGCTTGCCCGGACGCAGGTTCACCTGGCTGAAAACAATTTCAAACCCAAGCCACTCCAGCAGCGGCCGCGTAAAGTCCTTGTCCCCGACGCTCGCCCCGCCGGAAACCAAAATCACCGACGCCGATTCTACGGCGCTCCGGCGCGCGTTGATGTCGGCCTGGGCAGCGGCAAAATTCTCGCGCAGGTGGGCGTGCTCGACAACGCATGGCCAGCGCTGCAACAGGCCGCGGATCAAAAAGGAATTGCTGTCGCGAATCTGGCCCGGTTGCGGCATCTGCGCGGGCGGAACAATCTCGTCGCCCGTCGTAAAGTGCAGGACACGCAACCGCGGGCTGACCGGCGGCGCCGCGCAACCGGCGGTGGCCAGCAGCGCAAGCGCGCCGCCGTTCAACCGGGTTCCCGGCGCCAGCAGCGCTTCGCCGCGCCGCACTTCTTCGCCACGGCGGCGCACATTGGCCGAGTCGTCGCGTGCCAGCATGCGAATGTGGTCGCCCAAGCGTTCGACATCTTCCTGCATCAGCACGCGGAGTCCTTCGCAGGGAAGCGAAGCCCCGGTCGCCACACGGACGGCCTCGCCGGGAGGCAGTTGACGCGGCTTCCAATCAGCGGCGTGCAACGTGTCCACCACCCGAAAGGATTCAGCCGGATCATCGGCCCGCACGGCATAACCGTCGCGGGTGGATTTATCAACCGCTGGCCAATCTTCCGCCGCGCAAACCGTCTCGCGCAACACCCGGCCGCACGCATCGGCCAGCGCCACGCGTTCGGCGGGCAGCGTCGGACAGCGCGATTCGACCAGGGCTCGCGCATCCTCGAGCGACAACAGCGCCGGCCGCCGGCCCGACGAACTGGCCGCGGCTGGCCGGCTGACGTCGGGTCGAGCCTCAGCACCCCGGCCACCGCGTTTCCAAATCGGCACGTCCTGTTTGAGCCGGTCCATGAACGCCGCCAGCAGGGCGAACGCCCCGGCCCGATGTCGCCCCGCGACGCCCACGTAGATGGCGGTTTCGCCGACGGGAATCTCCCCGACGCGATGAATCACCTTCACCGCCAAGCAAGGATGCCGTTCCGCCAGCTCGGTCAACAGGCGCCGCATTTCACGCACGGCCATTTCCGGATAAGCCTCATAGTCGAGCGCTGTGATGGGGGCGCCATTCTCCTCGCCACGGACGACACCCCGAAATTCCACCCACGCGCCGGTGGCGCCCGCCGGTCCGGTGACGGGCAGCGTCTCCGGGATGCGTTGCGGCGTGAGTTGAACGTCAATATGCATGGCCACGCGAGTTCAGCCGCCGGACACAGGCGGGATCAGGGCAACTTCATCGCCATCGGCAAAACGGGCGTCCGGCCCGACGTATTCCGAGTTTTTCGCGAACCGCACGATGCGGCGGTGGGTGGCGAGCGCAGGATATTTTTCCAGCAGCGCGCCCCACAGTGCCTCGCTCGTCAGGGGCGCGGGCGCCGCGAGTTCCGTGCTCGCGCAACCGGTCGCGTCCTTGAGTTGGGCGAAAAAAAGTATGCGCATGGGGCTCCTGACTAGCAATTGTCTCCCCGCGACACAAGATGGATGGCAGGCGCCTTGATGAGGGCCACCACCGGCGCGCCGGGGTGCAAGTTCAATTCCGCGCACGCCGCCCGCGTCACCAGCGCGAACAGCGAAAACCCTGCGTCGAGTTCCACGCGCACGAGCGGTCCTTCCGTCCGCAGGCCCACCACGCGGGCGGGCAGCCGGTTGCGCACGCTGCTGGTCACGGCGGCGGCGCGTTGCAGCACGACGTCCTCCCCGCGAACGCACACAAATACGCGACTCGTCGCGGCGTCCGGCGCGAGGGCGGTCAGCGTGGCGCCACCGACCACGACGCTGGCCATGCCATCCTGAACGTGCCGGACGACTCCGGGCTGGAGGGTTTCCACGCCCACAATGCGCGCCACGTCGGCCGAGCCGGGCCGGTTGAACACGTCCAACACCGGGCCGGTTTGCACGATCCGGCCGTTCAGCAATACCACCACTTCATCGGCCAGCGCGATGGCTTCCATCCGGTCGTGCGTGACGCACAGCATGGGAATGCGGAACTCATCGCGCAGCCGCACCAGAAATGGCAGGAGCTTCGCCTTCAACGGAGCGTCCAGGCTGGCCAGCGGCTCATCGAGGAGCAACCAACGTGGCGCCGCGAGCAACGCGCGGGCCAGCGCCACCCGCTGCTTTTCGCCGCCGGAAAGATCTGTCACCGCCCGCCCGACGAGCGCTTGAATCTCGAGAACCTCAACAACGTGTTCGAAGCTGAAGCGCGCATCGACGCTGCCGCTGCGGCGCAGCCCGTAGAGCAGGTTTTGCCGGACGGAGAGGTGCGGAAACAGCGCGAGGTCCTGAGGCACGTAGCCGATGCCGCGGGCGCGCGTCGGCACGAAAACGCCGCGCGCCGTGTCCGTCAGCACCTGCGCCCCCAGTTGAATGAAGGCCCGGCGCGCGGGGCGCAGTCCCAGAATCAGTTCGAGCAGCGACGTTTTGCCCGCGCCCGACGGGCCAAAGACGGCGGTGACGGGACCGTTGACCACCGCGTTCACGTTGAGCGCAAAGCCGGCAAGCGACAGTTCGACGTTGTCGAGGCGCAGGCTCACGGCGATTTCCTCCGGCGCCGCAACGTCAGTTCGCTGCCCCAGACGGCGAGGAAGGCCAGCACCACGGACACGCCCAGCAGCCGGAACGCGTGGGCATCCTGGCCCAGTTGCACGTCTTGAAAAATGGTCAGCGAAAGCGTGGCCGTCTGGCCGGGAATGTTGCCCGCCACCATGATGGTGGCACCGAATTCGCCCAGCGCCCGCGCAAACGCCAGCAGCATCCCGGCGACGATGCCCCGCAATGCCAGCGGCAGGGTGATGGTGAAGAGCACCCGCCATCCGCCCGCGCCCAACGTGCGGGCGATTTGTTCAAAGCGCGGATTCACTTCTTCAAACGCCACCCGTGCCGAACGGACCAGCAGCGGCAGCGACATCACACTCAACGCCAGCAGCACGGCACGCCACGTAAAGACGATGTCGCAATTGAAGTGGTCGTGCAAAACACCGCCCAGCGGGCCGCGCCGGCCAAAGAGCTTCAGCAGCACCAGGCCCGTCGCCACCGGCGGCAGCACGAGCGGCAGCGAGACCAGCGTTTCGACGACGGATTTGCCCGGCCAGTCCCGCCGCGCCAGCAACCAGGCGAGCGCGAGACCAATGGGCAGAATCAGCACCGTGCTGAGCGCGGACACCCAGGCCGTGAACCAGACAATTTGCCATTCTTCAGCGGTCATTCGCGCACGATGAAGCCAAATCGCGTGAAAACCCGCGCCGCTTCAGCGGAGGCGAGATGCTGCAAAAATTTCCGCGCCGCGGCGGCGTGTTTGGCTTCCTTCACGAGCGCGACTGGATAAGCGATCCGGGGGGCATCCCGGGTCGGAACCGCATAGGCGATTTTCACTTTCTTGGAAATGCCCGCGTCGGTTTTGAACACGACGCCCGCCTCGACGTTGCCGGATTCCACGGCGGCGAGGGCGGCCCGCACGTTTTCCGTGGGCACCACTTTGGGCTGGATCAAGGGCCACAGCCCCGTCTTCGTCAACCACGCCCGGCCGTAAACGCCGGCTGGAACCACCTTGGGATCGGCGAACGCAATTTTCCGCACGGCCGCATTCGTGAGGTCCGCGGCGGACTGGATGAGCAACGTGCTGTCGGCGGGAATCACGACGACGATGGCGTTGCCGAGGTGGCTTTTGCGCGTGGCCAGGTCAATCAGGCCCCGCTTTGCGAGCCCATCCATCTGGGCTTCGTCGGCGGAGAAGAAAATGTCAGCGGGCGCGCCTTCCGCAATCTGCCGGGCGAGCGTGCTGGACGCGCCAAAGTTGAAGATGATTTTGTCGTCGGAAGTTTTTTCGTAATCTGCGGCCACCACCTTGAGCGCATCGGTCAGGCTCGCGGCGGCGAAAACAGTGACGTCCGCGGCCACGGCCTGGTTCCACAAGCCGACGGTCAAGGCGACGATCAAAAGCGGCATCAATCGTTTTTTCATCATGCTTCCGCGGCGTCAAAAGTTGAAACTGACCTGCGCGTAAAACCAGTCGGCATCCACCACGCCGCCGTTGGCCGGGACGGCGTCGAGCGATTGCCGGAGGTAATCGCCGGCGAAGAAATGGCCGTAGCCCAGACGCACCGTGTTCCACGACGCGGGCTTCCAGTCGGCCAGCACATCCAGCTCCTGACCGACGAACGAATCAAAACCGGGATGACGTCCGTAACCGTTGCCGCTGCGGCCCGCGCCGCTTTCCGGGTAGAGATAATCCGCCGTTTCCACCAGCCAGAAGCCGAGCCACGCCAGGGAGAGCGTCAGACCCTTCACCGGCTTCAAGGAAGTTTCCACCCGCGGAATGTGCAGGTTGCGGAGCCCCAGCAAATCCATGTTGCCGTAGAGCCGGTGGTTGGTGCCGAAGAGCAGTTCCACCGTGTTGTTCTCGCCGTCGGTTGGATTGCCGTCGCCGGAGCCGAAGTCGTAGCCGACGCCGACGCGCGGCGCGCCGGAGACGTCCTTCCACGTGTGGCCGCCCGCCACGTTGACCGCAAAAGCCCGTTGGCGCAGGCGCGCGCCGCCTTGGTTGATGCTGCCGAACTGGCCCGCCGCTTCGAGCGTGTAATCCCAAGCGCCCAGCCGGCCGGGCAGCGAAGCCCAGCGCGTGCCCACCGTGTAGATGTCGCGCGGCCCCGGCCCGCCGAGGCCGGGCGCCAGGGCGTCGGGCGAACCGGCACCCACGTTCCGCGCGAGGAAATAGAATTCGGTGACCTGCCATGGGACCAGTTTTCGCGTCGCCGCGTAGCTGCCGCTGAACCAGTCGTAATCGTTGGCGACATTGAAGTAATCGTCCCGCGGCAGCACCGGCCTCCCGGCAAAGGCGTCGACCCAGAACGCGTCATTCTCAAAGCGCAGCCGGGCCGCATCGAACGAGCGCTGGAGGTTGCTCCAGTCTGCATTGCCGATCCACCGCTGGTCGCCGTAGATCAATTCCTGCCGCCCGAGCTGGAGGACGAGCGGGAATTGCTCCGGCCGGCCCAGCCGCAGCCAGGCCTGATGCAGATCGAACGTGTCCGTTTCGTTCACCAATCGCGCATCGCTGACCGCGTGCGCGTCACGTCCCTCAACAAATGCACTGACCCAGTCCGTCGGCGTCCAGCCCAGATGCGCCTTCGTGCGAAACAGGAAATAATCGTTGCTGTTGTCGAGATCGCGGGCGAAGTCGCGATTGGGAAACGAACCGGCCTTCGCCTTTGCCTCGTAACGCACGCGAAACTCGCCGCCCAAATCCCAGGCCGCAAAGTCCGGTGATTGGGTGCGCAGCCAGTCGTTGACCAGGCCGGCGTCCGCCGTGCGAGCGGTCGGTTGGGCAACGGCGCTCATCGCATCTGCCCCGGCCCGCGTCGCCACAAGCGACAGCGCAAGGCACGCGCCGGCCAGGAAAGGTTGCGCCCTGAGAGAAGGGTGTTTCACGGACACCCACTTCACCCGGGCCGTCCTATTTTGTCAAATATAACGGCATCCCGGGCCATGAAATTTTCCGCGCACCCGCCTGAAAAATCCGCGGGCTCAACGCCGCAGCAGCCGTTGCAGCGCGGTCCAGCCCGGCTGAACCGCCGCCCGCGCGTCCGCCTCCATTTGTTGATACCGCTTCAGCACCTCCCGCCCGGTGCCGGTCAGTTCCGCACCGCCGCGTCGATGGCCGCCGCGCAGCGCCCGGACGAGCGGCTCCTTGAAGCAGGCATTCATCGTCTGCACCAGCGACCAGGCGCGCATGTAGGACATGCCGAGGCGCGCCGCCGCCTCGGCGATCGAGCCCGTCTCGGCAATGCGCGCCAGCAATTCGGCCTTCCCCGGGCCGAAGGCAATGTCCTCGCCGCACACAATGCGGAGGCGCGGATGCAACGCGGCGGCCGCGGTTCCCTTTCGTTTCACGCGGGCAGGCATAAGTCGGCGGGGGAATTCCAGTTGGCAAAGCAGCCCGCGAATGCAGGTGCCATGTCAACCCACACGGCCCGCCCGGACGCGACACAGCGGCCGGCAAAGGGGCGTGCGCCCAGGACTCCGGGAGAAGCGGGCGGATTGGCGGCGGAAATCTCCGGCAACAGGTCACGCGCCGTTTTCGGATAGAATGCCGCCAGCGGTTCGACCTGTCCGTTGACGCGGGGAATCGCGCCCGTCGTTTCCGTGCACTCCCCGAACAGCCGCCGCAAGCAATCCTCCGTCATGTGCGGCATGTCCACGGCGAGCACCAACAACAGCGGCGCCAACGCGGCCTCCAGCGCCGCGGCCAGCCCGCCAAGCGGGCCCGCACCTGGCCATTCGTCCCGGACCACCGGACAACCAAACTGCGCATAATCCCCGGCGGCGCGCCCGGAGATGATGATTTCCCGCGCGCCAATGGCCCGCATCAACTGGATCTGCCGGGCCAGCAATGTTTGCCCGTGAAGCTCCAGCCAGGCCTTGTCGCGGCCCATGCGTGACGATTGTCCGCCAGCGAGGATGACGGCACTGAAGTTCATGCTGATGGTTTCACGCCAAAGATGCCAAAGCAGGCAAGCCTTCACGAATCAACGCGCAACACGCCGTTCGTGAGGATGCGCGCCCGCAAGCCACCGCGCCCGCGCAGGGCGACCTCCGCGCCCGGCGCAATGGCTTCGTTCATCCAATAACACGGAGTGCATTCCGCCACGCCCTCGAACTCAACGCCCTGAATGGCAAACCGCTGCCCGATGAGCGTGTTCAAATCCACGCCGCGCGTGATGAGGTTGCGCCGCGTGACGCCAGGCGACCGGCCGGCGACCCCAAGCCGGCCGCAAATCTCGTCGAACACTTCGCCCGCGAAGAGGGTAATTTGTCCCTTGTAATTGTCCTTGAAACCGAAGAAGCGGTCGCCGACGAGTCCCTGCCCCGCGACGCATTCCACGGCGGCCACCTCAATGGTCGGGTGGTTGCCCGGCGGCTGTTCGTGGTGGCCAAAGAAATTATGGCCCGGCGAAATGAAGAGCCGCTCGACTTTGATGTCCACTGACACAGGCATCGAATTGACTGTAACGGGCCGCCGGCCGCGCGGCAACTGCCGGGTCAGCAAGCCGCCCCGAACAGCTCCTGCAACCGGCCTACATCATGGCGCGCGGTGAATTGCTGGAATGTTTCGTGCCCCTGCCGGTGTTGGAGATACGTGCGCAGCATGCGTTCCAGCGTGGCGGGCAGTTCCGCGGCCACCACGCCGGCGAACACCTGCCGGCCCACGGCTTGGTGCCGGCCAAAGCCGCCGCCAACGAAAATGTGATACGCATCAAAGCTTTCGCCGCTGATTTTCGTCCGGGTGCCGAGGCAGCCGATGTCGCCCATGTAATGCTGCGCGCAGGAATTCGGGCAGCCGGTGATGTGAATGTTCACGGGCTGATCCAGTTCGATGCGCTTTTCCAGTTGCCGGATGACTTCCAGCGCGTGCCCCTTGGTGTTGGCCTGCGCGAATTTGCAATAACTGTTGCCCGTGCAGGCAATCACGCCGCTCGCCAGGTTTGATTGCTTGATGGCGAACCCCGCCTTTTCCAGGGCGCGTTTCAACGTCGGCACAAAGGCGTCAGGCACGTTTGGAATGATGAAGTTCTGCCAGACCGTCAGGCGGATTTCCCCGCTGCCGTAGCTTTCGGCCAGTTCGGCCAGCCGCAGCATTTGCTTCGGTGTGATCTGCCCCACCGGGCACGTGGCGCCGACGTAATTCAGCCCGCGCTGCCTTTGCGGATAATCACCGACATGCGAGTGCGGCAATTCCTGACTCGCCCAGCGGAGTTGGGCCGGGTCGCACGGGGCGCGCCGCAATTTCACGCCAAGCTTCTGCTCGACGAGGGCGAGGTATTCGCCGAGCGACGTCGTTTCGAGCAGGTGCTTCAGCCGGGCCTTCTTGCGGTTCGTCCGGCAGCCCTTCTCGATGAACACCCGCACAATCGCGACGACAACCTTGTTGATTTCCGCGGGCGGAACCACGACGCCCAGATCGCGGGCAAACGCCTTGTGACCGGTGGCGCCGCCCAGCGCGATGCGGAACACGACTTCGTCGCCCTGCTTCACCGCCTTCACGCCGATGTCGTTTGTGTCCTCCACCGCACCGATCAGTCCGCCGCCGTCGTAGGCGATGTTGAACTTGCGCGGCAGGTCGTAGAACGACCGGTCGTTGATGATGAGTTGTGCCAGCTGCTGCACGAGCGGGTTCACGTCAATCAACTCCACGGGGTCAATGCCCGCGGTGGAATTCATCGTCAGGTTGCGAATGTTGTCCGCTCCCGAACCCCGGGTGTGCAGCCCGATGGCCTGCACGCGGCCGAGAAATGCCGGGGCATCCTTGGGCTGGATGAGCCGCATCTGAAGGTTGGCGCGCGTCGTGATCTGCACATACCCCGAGGTCAATTCTTGCGCAATGTGGGCCAGCTCGCGGAGCTGATACGTCTTCACCACGCCGCCGGGAATGCGCAGGCGCGCCATGAACGCGTCCTTCACCGGCGTCAGGAAAAACAGCCCGTTCCACTTGAAGCGGAAGGTGTCCTCCTTGTCGGGCGCCTGGCCGCCCAAAGCGTTCTGGACGATTTGCTCATAGGCATCAAGCGGATGCAATTCCCGCTTCACCCGCTCCTCGAAGATGAGGTCCTCCCTGGGCGCCGGCGCTGGCGCGACGTCGCTGAAGCGTTGACCGCGCGCGGCAACACCGGCGAAGAGGCCGGTCAAATATTCCCTCTGCTCGGCGGTGAAACCGGCGGCGACGATGGGTTCGGGCAGGGTCACATTACTCATTGGCAAAATCGTTTCTCATGCAAAGACGCCAAGGCCGCAAAGGATTCATCGGGCTTTGCGTCCTTTGCACCCGTGGCGCGAGGCATGATCGGTTCAATACACATCGCGCTGATAGCGTTTGTCGGACTTCAGCTTGGCCACGTAGGACCTGGCCTCGTCGGCGCTCTTGCCGCCGTGCTTCTCGATGAGGGTGTGCAGCGCGGCGTCCACGTCCCTGGCCATTCGTGAGGCGTCACCGCAAACGTAGAAGTGCGCGCCGGTCTCGAGCCAAGCCCACAGCTCAGCGCCGTTTTCGAGCATCCGGTTCTGGACGTAAATCTTCCCGGCCTGATCGCGTGAGAACGCGAGGTTCAGGCGCGTGAGGAAGCCGTCCTTCTGCCAGGCGATCAGTTGTTCCTCGTAGAGAAAGTCCGCGGCGCGCGTCTGGTCGCCGAAGAAGAGCCAGTTCCTTCCTTTCGCGCCGGTGACCTGCCGTTCTTCGAGAAATGCGCGGAACGGCGCAATGCCGGTGCCGGGACCGACCATGATCATCGGCGTGTCGCCGTTGGCGGGCGGCTTGAATCCGTGCGAGGGCTGCACGAAGACCTTCACGTAGTTCGTATCACCGACGCGATCGGCAAGAAATGTGGAGGCGACGCCTTTGCGTTCGCGGCCGTGGCTTTCGTAGCGCACGGCGCTGACGGTCAGATGCACCTCGCCTGGATGCGCCTTGGGCGAGGACGAGATGCTGTAAAGGCGCGGCGCGAGCTTCTTCAACAGCTTCACAAATTCGGTCGCGGGCATTGGCCCGGGCAACAGATGCAGCAAATCAATCACGTGCCGGCCCCAGAGCCATTGCTTCAAGTCGCCGTGCTTCTCGGGCGCGAGCAACGCGGCGAGTTCGCTTCCCGGCGCGGCTTTCGCAACGGCGGCGAGCAATTCCTGTGAAGGCCTGTTGATGTCGAGCTGTTGCGTGAGCGCTTCGCCGAGCGAAACGATATTGTCGCCAAGCCTCACGTTGTCGTCCGGTTTCGCCTTCAGCGCTTTGAGCACGTCATCCACGAGTTCATGACAATTCACCGGCACGACGCCGAGCGCGTCGCCGGCTTCATAGGTGAGGCCGCTGCCGTGGAGGCCGATTTCGTAGTGGCGCACTTCCTTGCTCGAACCGGCTTGGCTGAGCAGAACGTTTTTGAGCAGCGTGGCGGGGAAGGGATTGGATTTGCCGTATTGTGGGACAGGCAGCTTGCCTGTCTCGGGGGCCGAGGGTGTGGCGTGAGGCTTGCCGTTTGTGGGCGTCCCACCGGACAGGCTGGAAGCCTGTCCCACTACCAGTTTGTCCCACAGCCGGTCCATCCATGCCGCAGCGGCGGCTTCGTAATCCACGTCGCATTCGCCGCGCGGGGCGAGCCGTTTGGCACCCAAGGCTTCGAGGCGGGCGTCGAACTTCTTCGAGGCGCCGCAAAAGTCTGAATAATTTCGGTCGCCCAGACCGAGCACGGCGAAATGCAGATTCTCCAGGCGTGGCGTGGCATCGGCACTCAACCAACTCCAGAAGTTGGCCGCGTTGTCCGGCGGTTCACCGTCACCCCACGTGCTCGAAATGATCACCGCCTTGCCACCGGCGGCAAGGTTGGCCTGTTCGTGCTCATTCAACGCCAGCACCCGGGGCGCGAAGCCGCGCTGCTCCGCTTCCTTGGCGAACTT
This genomic stretch from Verrucomicrobiia bacterium harbors:
- the moaC gene encoding cyclic pyranopterin monophosphate synthase MoaC, producing the protein MKRTKTFSHLNPQGEARMVNVGAKPVQRRRAVAAGRLVCQAATIRALRRAALPKGDVLTVAQIAGIQAAKRTAELIPLCHPLGLNHVEVSFRVRPAAVEITCVAETSAQTGVEMEALTGVSVAALTLYDMCKAVDKTMRIEAVRVIEKVKEG
- a CDS encoding molybdenum cofactor biosynthesis protein MoaE gives rise to the protein MHIDVQLTPQRIPETLPVTGPAGATGAWVEFRGVVRGEENGAPITALDYEAYPEMAVREMRRLLTELAERHPCLAVKVIHRVGEIPVGETAIYVGVAGRHRAGAFALLAAFMDRLKQDVPIWKRGGRGAEARPDVSRPAAASSSGRRPALLSLEDARALVESRCPTLPAERVALADACGRVLRETVCAAEDWPAVDKSTRDGYAVRADDPAESFRVVDTLHAADWKPRQLPPGEAVRVATGASLPCEGLRVLMQEDVERLGDHIRMLARDDSANVRRRGEEVRRGEALLAPGTRLNGGALALLATAGCAAPPVSPRLRVLHFTTGDEIVPPAQMPQPGQIRDSNSFLIRGLLQRWPCVVEHAHLRENFAAAQADINARRSAVESASVILVSGGASVGDKDFTRPLLEWLGFEIVFSQVNLRPGKPLIFGVNAARVAFGLPGNPLSHFVCFHAFVAAALGRLTGESPAPFQSAMLGTPLDDAASPRETLWPARWEGHGDAAQVRPLAWASSGDVTSLARANALLRVPAHTERLAAGTRVDFLPADF
- the moaD gene encoding molybdopterin converting factor subunit 1, which gives rise to MRILFFAQLKDATGCASTELAAPAPLTSEALWGALLEKYPALATHRRIVRFAKNSEYVGPDARFADGDEVALIPPVSGG
- the modC gene encoding molybdenum ABC transporter ATP-binding protein, which codes for MSLRLDNVELSLAGFALNVNAVVNGPVTAVFGPSGAGKTSLLELILGLRPARRAFIQLGAQVLTDTARGVFVPTRARGIGYVPQDLALFPHLSVRQNLLYGLRRSGSVDARFSFEHVVEVLEIQALVGRAVTDLSGGEKQRVALARALLAAPRWLLLDEPLASLDAPLKAKLLPFLVRLRDEFRIPMLCVTHDRMEAIALADEVVVLLNGRIVQTGPVLDVFNRPGSADVARIVGVETLQPGVVRHVQDGMASVVVGGATLTALAPDAATSRVFVCVRGEDVVLQRAAAVTSSVRNRLPARVVGLRTEGPLVRVELDAGFSLFALVTRAACAELNLHPGAPVVALIKAPAIHLVSRGDNC
- the modB gene encoding molybdate ABC transporter permease subunit, which produces MTAEEWQIVWFTAWVSALSTVLILPIGLALAWLLARRDWPGKSVVETLVSLPLVLPPVATGLVLLKLFGRRGPLGGVLHDHFNCDIVFTWRAVLLALSVMSLPLLVRSARVAFEEVNPRFEQIARTLGAGGWRVLFTITLPLALRGIVAGMLLAFARALGEFGATIMVAGNIPGQTATLSLTIFQDVQLGQDAHAFRLLGVSVVLAFLAVWGSELTLRRRRKSP
- the modA gene encoding molybdate ABC transporter substrate-binding protein, whose amino-acid sequence is MMKKRLMPLLIVALTVGLWNQAVAADVTVFAAASLTDALKVVAADYEKTSDDKIIFNFGASSTLARQIAEGAPADIFFSADEAQMDGLAKRGLIDLATRKSHLGNAIVVVIPADSTLLIQSAADLTNAAVRKIAFADPKVVPAGVYGRAWLTKTGLWPLIQPKVVPTENVRAALAAVESGNVEAGVVFKTDAGISKKVKIAYAVPTRDAPRIAYPVALVKEAKHAAAARKFLQHLASAEAARVFTRFGFIVRE
- a CDS encoding alginate export family protein; translation: MKHPSLRAQPFLAGACLALSLVATRAGADAMSAVAQPTARTADAGLVNDWLRTQSPDFAAWDLGGEFRVRYEAKAKAGSFPNRDFARDLDNSNDYFLFRTKAHLGWTPTDWVSAFVEGRDAHAVSDARLVNETDTFDLHQAWLRLGRPEQFPLVLQLGRQELIYGDQRWIGNADWSNLQRSFDAARLRFENDAFWVDAFAGRPVLPRDDYFNVANDYDWFSGSYAATRKLVPWQVTEFYFLARNVGAGSPDALAPGLGGPGPRDIYTVGTRWASLPGRLGAWDYTLEAAGQFGSINQGGARLRQRAFAVNVAGGHTWKDVSGAPRVGVGYDFGSGDGNPTDGENNTVELLFGTNHRLYGNMDLLGLRNLHIPRVETSLKPVKGLTLSLAWLGFWLVETADYLYPESGAGRSGNGYGRHPGFDSFVGQELDVLADWKPASWNTVRLGYGHFFAGDYLRQSLDAVPANGGVVDADWFYAQVSFNF
- a CDS encoding LysR family transcriptional regulator, whose amino-acid sequence is MKRKGTAAAALHPRLRIVCGEDIAFGPGKAELLARIAETGSIAEAAARLGMSYMRAWSLVQTMNACFKEPLVRALRGGHRRGGAELTGTGREVLKRYQQMEADARAAVQPGWTALQRLLRR
- a CDS encoding molybdenum cofactor guanylyltransferase; its protein translation is MNFSAVILAGGQSSRMGRDKAWLELHGQTLLARQIQLMRAIGAREIIISGRAAGDYAQFGCPVVRDEWPGAGPLGGLAAALEAALAPLLLVLAVDMPHMTEDCLRRLFGECTETTGAIPRVNGQVEPLAAFYPKTARDLLPEISAANPPASPGVLGARPFAGRCVASGRAVWVDMAPAFAGCFANWNSPADLCLPA
- a CDS encoding MOSC domain-containing protein — encoded protein: MPVSVDIKVERLFISPGHNFFGHHEQPPGNHPTIEVAAVECVAGQGLVGDRFFGFKDNYKGQITLFAGEVFDEICGRLGVAGRSPGVTRRNLITRGVDLNTLIGQRFAIQGVEFEGVAECTPCYWMNEAIAPGAEVALRGRGGLRARILTNGVLRVDS
- a CDS encoding NirA family protein; this translates as MSNVTLPEPIVAAGFTAEQREYLTGLFAGVAARGQRFSDVAPAPAPREDLIFEERVKRELHPLDAYEQIVQNALGGQAPDKEDTFRFKWNGLFFLTPVKDAFMARLRIPGGVVKTYQLRELAHIAQELTSGYVQITTRANLQMRLIQPKDAPAFLGRVQAIGLHTRGSGADNIRNLTMNSTAGIDPVELIDVNPLVQQLAQLIINDRSFYDLPRKFNIAYDGGGLIGAVEDTNDIGVKAVKQGDEVVFRIALGGATGHKAFARDLGVVVPPAEINKVVVAIVRVFIEKGCRTNRKKARLKHLLETTSLGEYLALVEQKLGVKLRRAPCDPAQLRWASQELPHSHVGDYPQRQRGLNYVGATCPVGQITPKQMLRLAELAESYGSGEIRLTVWQNFIIPNVPDAFVPTLKRALEKAGFAIKQSNLASGVIACTGNSYCKFAQANTKGHALEVIRQLEKRIELDQPVNIHITGCPNSCAQHYMGDIGCLGTRTKISGESFDAYHIFVGGGFGRHQAVGRQVFAGVVAAELPATLERMLRTYLQHRQGHETFQQFTARHDVGRLQELFGAAC